DNA from Streptomyces sp. NBC_01260:
GGACTCGACGGTCAGGTCGAGCCCGTCCAATGCGTGCGTCCGGCCGAACGACTTGTGCAGTCCGGCCACGGTGATTGCCGTCGTCATGATTTTGAACGTACGCTACTTTCACAAATTTGTGAAGTTAAGGAAACATATAAACTCGGACGAGTGACGGGGCCGGAGTCTGCCCGGGCACCCGGGCAGACGCAGGGAGACGATGGGGCTGATGAGCAGCGAATCCGCGGAGAACGCAGGGGACCGCCAGGACGCGGGCGGGGCCCCCGCGCAGCGTGACGCGGAGGCGGTCTCGCGCTTCGTCGAGCGGTTCGCGTCCGAGATGACCGAAGCGGGGATGCAGCGGATGGCGTCCCGGGTCTTCGCCGCCCTGCTCGCCGACGACGACGCCTCGATGACCTCGGCCGAGCTCGCCCTGGCGCTGCAGATCAGCCCGGCCGCCGTGTCCGGCGCGGTGAACTACCTCACCCAGGTCAGCATGGTCGGCCGCGAACGCGAACCGGGCTCGCGCCGCGACCGCTACCGCCTGCACAACGAGATCTGGTACACCACCTTCGCCAGCCGCGACCAGGTGCTGACCCGCTGGGAGCGCACCCTCCGGGAGGGGGCCCGCACGCTCGGCGAGCACACGCCCGCCGGTGCCCGGATCGCCGAGACGGCGGCGTTCTTCGAGTTCCTGCAGTCGGAGCTGGAGGGGCTGATGGCCCGCTGGCACGACCACCGCAAGACGCTCGACCTCCCGACGGCCGACGGCTACACGGGCGCCTGAAGGCACCCGCACGCCGGTCCGGCGCGGGGGAGGCACTCGGGGGAGCTACCCCGCCGGCACCGGCAGCATCAGCCCCCACGCGCCCGCCCGCACCGTCCAGGTGCGCGTCCTCACCGGCCCGCCGACCTGTATGTCCGCGCGGTAGCGGAAGTCCGCGCCGGAGACCGTGACGGCCTTGGCCTCCGTGGTGACCGGGTCGCCGTCCGGCGGGTGGATCGTCACCTCCGCGAGGCCGCCGTCGCCGCACCCCGAGGTCACCGTCACCGATTCGACCGGGCGGTCCAGATCGTTCAGCAGGACGCCGTCCGCCTCGATCCGCAGCCGGTGCGTGCGCAGCGGGGCGGGCAGGGCCGCGGGCGCCGGGTGCACCAGGGTCCGGACCAGGGAGCGGCAGGTGTCCCAGACCGCGGTGACGCCCGAGTGGACGGCCTCCGTGCCCGGTGCGCCGCTCGGGGCCGGGATGCGCAGCGCACCCAGGACCACTCCGTCGCTGTCGTCGACCAGCAGGTCCAGCCGTCGCACCGCACCGTCGAGCGCGGTGCGGGCCGCCGCCACCGCACTCGTCGGCACGCCGAGTGAACGGGCGAGTTCCAGTGCCGCCGCGGCGCCGACCGGGATCAGCGAAAGGGTGCTTCCGGCCGGTTCCCGCTCCCGGTGCAGCTGGGCCACCGCCCGCCTCAGCGCCCGGTCGTCACCGACCACCACCGGCCGCCGGCCGCCCCTGCGGGAGAGGGCCCGGGCGAATTCCTCGGGCCCGTCGGGGAGGCAGATCTTGGCGTGCGAGCCGGCGCTCAGCACGTCCCTCGCGATCCGCACGGACTCGCCGTCCGTCCGGCGGGCGACCGGATCGATCACCACCAGCAGACGGGGCGCACCGTTACCGGGGGGCTGGGCAGCCGACACCTCGG
Protein-coding regions in this window:
- a CDS encoding GbsR/MarR family transcriptional regulator, translating into MSSESAENAGDRQDAGGAPAQRDAEAVSRFVERFASEMTEAGMQRMASRVFAALLADDDASMTSAELALALQISPAAVSGAVNYLTQVSMVGREREPGSRRDRYRLHNEIWYTTFASRDQVLTRWERTLREGARTLGEHTPAGARIAETAAFFEFLQSELEGLMARWHDHRKTLDLPTADGYTGA
- a CDS encoding diacylglycerol kinase family protein, with amino-acid sequence MSAAQPPGNGAPRLLVVIDPVARRTDGESVRIARDVLSAGSHAKICLPDGPEEFARALSRRGGRRPVVVGDDRALRRAVAQLHREREPAGSTLSLIPVGAAAALELARSLGVPTSAVAAARTALDGAVRRLDLLVDDSDGVVLGALRIPAPSGAPGTEAVHSGVTAVWDTCRSLVRTLVHPAPAALPAPLRTHRLRIEADGVLLNDLDRPVESVTVTSGCGDGGLAEVTIHPPDGDPVTTEAKAVTVSGADFRYRADIQVGGPVRTRTWTVRAGAWGLMLPVPAG